The nucleotide sequence CAGTAGTGTTAAATTTAAAAATATTTTACAAAATGGCGTTAAGTTTCGTAAAATAAAAATCATTTTTTAAGTATTGGTGTTCAAACTCCCATCACAAAACAACAATTCATCGCCAGGTATAAAAGGATTATTTTGTAACTTTGCACATTCACGAAAAGACTGTAATAGTATACCTGAAGAACCTGTAAACAAATCATTTGAAATTTTATAAAGTTCATCACCAGGAAACCCGGTCAGATTGTCTATTTCAACATAGTGGAAATTCAATAAGTCCAATAAATAATTAATATGTGAATCTAAGTTTTTCATACCAAGAATCAGTTTACAATCTTGCAAAAATGAAATTATGCCAGTACAACCTCTCAAATATCCAGGATATAAAATAAAAGTAGCTCTGCAAGCTTCTATCATTTCAGTAATTAAATTCAAATACTTTGGCAATTTAGTGATTTTATAAAATCTAATCAAAACACATCCTATCCCTGCAATTCCATTATGAATATATGGAGAATACACCGGTGGTTTTACCCCTATAGGTTTGCTATTTATAGATAAGAAACCATTTTCATTAACTAATAAACGACTCAAATCACTTTCTAAAGCTGAAACAGCTAATGAAAGTGTTTCTTTATCTTTTGTTTGCAAATATAACAATAATAAAGAGTAAGCGATACCTGAACAACCTCTTGTAAAACCAGAATAACAATCGCCTTCTGAATCTTTCCAGACAAGCATACCATCTTTTTTTATAGCAGAAGTAATAATTTTTTTAGCATATTCTTCAGCAAATTTCAAATACAAAATATCATCACTTTCTTTATAAAAAATTAAATTAACAATAAGGTTACCCGAAAGACCATAAGCAAAATCATAAATATTATGTGGTCTTTCCAAATTTACCCTTTCCAAAACAATTTTGGCTTCTTTCCTAAATCCGAGCTTTAGCAATACATACGCAATACCTGACAACCCAATATATAATCCATTGGAAAATAAAGTAGGCCTCTTATAAAAATCAGCCATAAATTTTGTAACAATAAAATTATACTGTCCTGAACCTTCACATTTCAACAGTTTTTCATAATAGCTTATAGAATAAACCATACCAAACATGCCATAGCCAAAGCTGTATTCATTTGTATTTATAGATTGCGGATCTGATGCTAATGGACTTTTACCATCTGTAAACAATTGAATATTATTAAGTATTGACTTACATAATAAATCATAATTAATTGATTTTTTTATTTTATTAGTAAAAATTTTATTTTCAATTTTATTTTTGCATTTTAAATCTTTTAAAACATCTTTTGTATTTTTATATTTAAATTTTATTAATTTATATATTAAATTTAACAACTCAACAGGCACATCAGTTTTATCATAACAAATACTTAAAAACTCTAAAATTTTTTCTTCACATAACTCATATAATGAGTTATAAGGAGCTATACAATACATAAGAACTAAAGCAACTTTATACAATTCAATTTCATAAATACTATGATCATTTCTTGAATAATTAAACCCAGGCGTAAACAAACCAACAAAATAATCAGTTTCAGTATTAGAATCTATTTTACATGCAGTTTCTAAATCTATAAATCGTAATTCTCGAGAATCGGCATCAAATATAATATTACCAGGAGAGATATCTCTTAATACTATACCAATAGAATGAATTTTATCAAGATTCTCAAATAAAATGGCCGCTATTTCTAAAACCTCATTGTAATAATTAATTAAATTAACCTGCATTTGCTTTTCATTTTTTATTGGATTGAAATATGGTGATTTTGAATGTGGATAAGACCTTAATGTTACCCCTTTAACATATTCTTGTACAAGATAGACATTTCCAAATTCTTCTATTTTTTCAATTGGATTCGGCGTGCATTTCTGATTTTTTAATTCCAAAAGAATTTCGTATTCAGATGATGTCCGTTGAACAGCCGAGATATAACTATTATCCAGCCCGCTGTTTTTTCTAGCTTCTTTTATTATATAAACAAAACCATTTCTTTCTCCTTTATATACTCCTCCTTGTGCAGAAAAATGCAGGCATGATTTTATAAGATATTTTTTTAACAAAATAGAATCTTCATT is from Treponema denticola and encodes:
- a CDS encoding protein kinase/lanthionine synthetase C family protein; amino-acid sequence: MRDLAEINHLNYIWKNKLYYDIKAYHKLNKNDYYYSVLSEIVYTKHHSSMGKFPWTYIDFGEEQNISGWKIHISATLDNHIEVLKKVSKFAFENEISFKFASNLNNYVHINSKNINRVSSGKYIVMYPKQKDFDDIIEKLYVMLKEYDGPYILSDKCYKDSKILFYRYGEINPITFRDNYGTLATKIIDNKNDLVTDERLPYYKVPDWISDKKYDAISNNEDSILLKKYLIKSCLHFSAQGGVYKGERNGFVYIIKEARKNSGLDNSYISAVQRTSSEYEILLELKNQKCTPNPIEKIEEFGNVYLVQEYVKGVTLRSYPHSKSPYFNPIKNEKQMQVNLINYYNEVLEIAAILFENLDKIHSIGIVLRDISPGNIIFDADSRELRFIDLETACKIDSNTETDYFVGLFTPGFNYSRNDHSIYEIELYKVALVLMYCIAPYNSLYELCEEKILEFLSICYDKTDVPVELLNLIYKLIKFKYKNTKDVLKDLKCKNKIENKIFTNKIKKSINYDLLCKSILNNIQLFTDGKSPLASDPQSINTNEYSFGYGMFGMVYSISYYEKLLKCEGSGQYNFIVTKFMADFYKRPTLFSNGLYIGLSGIAYVLLKLGFRKEAKIVLERVNLERPHNIYDFAYGLSGNLIVNLIFYKESDDILYLKFAEEYAKKIITSAIKKDGMLVWKDSEGDCYSGFTRGCSGIAYSLLLLYLQTKDKETLSLAVSALESDLSRLLVNENGFLSINSKPIGVKPPVYSPYIHNGIAGIGCVLIRFYKITKLPKYLNLITEMIEACRATFILYPGYLRGCTGIISFLQDCKLILGMKNLDSHINYLLDLLNFHYVEIDNLTGFPGDELYKISNDLFTGSSGILLQSFRECAKLQNNPFIPGDELLFCDGSLNTNT